The Setaria viridis chromosome 2, Setaria_viridis_v4.0, whole genome shotgun sequence DNA window GCAAGCGGCGGCGCTTTGGGTCAGCAGGTTTGGCCACAGGTGGTTGAGGAAGCCGCTTGGGGTCACCTGCAACAATGGCAGCTTTGGTGGATGACAATGTTCTGGTCTTCTTCGCTCCGGCGTCGGTGGCCTTCACTGCATCCTTCGCTCCAATGGCATCGGCCTCCACAGCATCTTTcactccggcggcagcggcctccACGGGGTCGTCAAATCCAGCACCGGCAACCACCCCCTTGCTTCTCTCGGTGGGATCCGGCGGTGGACGGTTGGAGGCGTCGTCGTCCCTTGAGAGGTAGGTTCGCGGTTGGGAGAATCTGGGTCAGTACTCAGTAGACAAACAGGACACTCCAATTGGAAGGGTTAATGATGGGAgaaagggaagaagaaagaaggattCACTGGCAATACATGGTGCATCCTGTTATTCCTGTATCCATGGGGATGGCCGCCAACGGCTGGCGGCCGGCCACCGGGTCGGGAGAAGAATAGAAGATGAGGGTGCGGACTGCGGACAGAGTGCGGCCTGCAGAGTCGCTGTCGGTCTGCCGCGTGCGGCGTGCGGGAGCAGGACTGCGGTCtgcgggagaagaagaaggcgaggaCGGAGGGAGATGGAAAAACGGCAACCGGCTTACCGGCGGCATGGAGATGGAAAGTCACGTGAAGAGCCGATGATTCAGGGATTTgtaaccggcggcggcggcaggcggacTCGTGGAGGCAGGGAGTCGCGCGACTCACGACTCGCGACGCTAGCGCTACTGCGCTGGTAGCGCTACGCAGATGACCAGACCGCCAGATGCTAGGGTTGGCTTCGTGGGCTTGGCTGAAATGTTGGGCTGGAATTGTTACTTGGGCCCCCAATGGGTAACGGGGATGGGGAGGGGTGAAACGTTCTGTGATCCGCTTCACCCGATGGGGATGAAAATTGGCCCATTAAGCTCCCCATGGGGACTAAAAACAACCCATTTGTATCCCCTAATGGATGAATTCCCCACGGGAGATCGGAGATCGGAGCCATTGCCATCCATACAATCAACTCCTCTGCGCCGCTTCTCTCCTCCTCGTGCCCGTTCCTGTCAACCTCGGGCAATTCCCTTCGTTCTCGCCCCCTTTTCCGTCGAACTCGCGCCCTTTCCTTTCCTCCTCCACTTGCGTTCGAACTAGCCGCACCGTGGAGCGTTAGAGGATCTCGTTCTCTGTATAAACCTCGTTGGCCTCGTTACCCTCTCAAGGCTCCCCGTTCGTCTCCCATGGCTCCAACAACCTCACCGTCCTACCACCGCCGCCTACTcgccgcagccaccgccgccctcctcctcctcctcctcctcctcctcctcacgcccGCCTCCAAGGCGGCGGAGACCcccatctccttctccttcccgtCCTTCTTCCTCCGCAACCTCACCTCCTCGGCGGGGCCTCACTCCGCACCGACTCCATTTCgctcccgccgccctcctcccacGTGCTCTTCCCGCTCCCGCTCCaattctgttggaggtatgccctagaggcaatcatagagatgatgatattccatttgtatccatgatttgtatattgtgttcattgaatatccattgaaggctacttgaattgatttgcaattatgtgaattatatgtgaaactctttacttgtatggttattctaaagttgtccctagtcggagttcatgtgaggacacacatgaatattagactggcacatgtattagttgatgactatgtttcacaagtcatggacatggagatgttgaactaataatgtggacacatgtggagacatgtgctaggactgacccaacacgagaagtagttctctctttaaacaacatatacgctttgtccttagacctgagattgtcgcatgtattctagatgtggatcgacctacttaggggctatcaaacgctacgccgtaacagggtagttataaaggtagctttcgggtttgtcaagaagcatgctatgagacatggtcaatcaagatgggatttgcccctctctgattgagagtgatatctctgggcccctcgagtgatcggatccgaaaatgcatggccatgctacgtacggttaagagttaacctacaaagggattccgaatcacaggatcgagaaagagcggtcggcttgaagctagaccaaatatcgtgaggcaaagggagtagcatgtatattatgttctgatggttcgtctgatatgatcttcgtgtgcgtataggagttggcacgtcttgctagaggccgctaccaactattgggccgagtaggagtactcgggccatgtctatacgtatccgaacccatagggtcacacacttaaggggctggaagcccaattcggatcagatccgagttggattaggtttagaagtactaatgggcctcggacccagaggcccgttaggaacctctataaatagaggggtgggggcgccctagggtttacaccttttggtgaaacacacgtgccgcgcctcccacggcctcgcctgttgcaactcgcggatctagcagtccggcttgcgatgcttcctccctgcacgtgtggataccttggaggtgttgcgcctgcagcacttggacgagccacgacgagccgacgacgagccgcggcaccggagatgatcttgctacacgtggacgagctgctgaggagctgctggacgtgatcgactacgtacgactacgttgatcgactacgtacgactacgtgatcgtcttcactgcatcgacacatatctacatcttccgcaccagtagtgcgtcgagtggtaatcccgtgatccttatacggtagttattcctggttatacgcggtagaattttttgaattgcgctagtgtagcctacctcgtatcccaacagattcTCACCCAACGCCTCCTTCTCCACCTCCTTcctcgtcgccgcgcccgcctccaCGCGCCCCGTCTCgcacctctccttcctcctcataCCCGCCGCTCACGGTCGGCACCACGGCCAAAAACCGCTCCCTACCGCTCGAGGTCACCCTGGATGCGTCCAAGGGACGTGCCTCCGCGTCCTCCTCAGGCGTGGAACTCGCCGGGAACTCCATCGGGGCTGTGAACCTGTGGAATGGCAACGGGGTCGGTTCCTGGGTCATTTATGATGTGCGCCGGGCACACCTCGAGGTGTTCCTCAGCCACGCGAGCGTGCGGCCCCAAACGCCCACGCTGGCCTACGATGTCGTAGGCCTGGGTGCCTGCTTCGCCGAGTTCATGTTCGTCAGCCTCGAGGTGTCGTCGGACAACAACGCCAGCAGCGAGGGTGGCTTCATCGTCGAGAGCTGGACCTTCCTGACGTCCGGGCTGCCGGCCATCGATCCGATGTCCCAGATCGCGCACAGCACGCCTGACAGCGTCCGCAGCGTGCCAGCGTTGTTGCCGGGAGTCACCGCCCGCAAGGATGGGCGCCGCAGGAAGCTGGTAATGGTATTGGGGCTTGCCATCTCCTTGCCCATTGTGTTTCTTGTTGCAGTCATGGTGTTTGTGGTAATCTCTCTGAAGAAATGGAGGCGGGATACTGCAGAAGTCAACGAGGGCGTTGGGGCAGGTAAGCCAAGACAGTTCATGTACCAAGATATCTTCTCAGCTACTAAGGGATTCTATCCCTCTATGGTGGTTGGCAGCGGTGGTTTCGGTACCGTGTACAAGGCAGTGTGCCCACACTCGGGGGTCACGTACGCGGTCAAGCGTTCAAAGCAATCTAGAGAGAGCTACAATGAGTTCAGTGCTAAGCTTAGTATAATTGCTGACCTGAAGCATCCCAATCTGGTACAGCTCCAAGGGTGGTGCACAGAGAGGGATGAGTTGCTGCTTGCCTATGAGTTCATGTCAAACGTCAGCTTAGATGAGGCTCTCCACCCTTGTTCAGGTGGAGAGCTTTATGTCATTCTCAACTGGTCTCGGCGGTACAACGTGGCTGTTGGCATCGCCTCTGCAGTGGCATACCTACATGAAGAACATGAAAGCAGGTGATCCACAGGGATATAAAGTCCAGTAACATACTCCTTGACTCAATATTCAGTCCCAGGTTGGGAGACTTTGGGCTTGCAAGGTTAAAGGATCATGACACAAGCCCTCGATCAACCCTGGCAGCAGGGACTGTAGGTTACCTTGCACCTGAGTATCTCCAGATGGGTAAAGCTACAGAAAAGAGCGACATCTACAGCTACGGGGTTGTGCTTCTAGAGATCTGCACGGGCAAGCGGCCAATAGAGAGAGAAGAACCTGGCAGTATGAACATGTTGAATGTTGTTGATTGGGTTTGGAATTTTCACTCGAAAGGCAGGCTTTTGGATGCTGCAAACCCATGCCTGAGTGGGCAGTATGATAATGAGCAAATGAAGAGGCTACTTCTTCTAGGTTTGAGCTATGTGAATCCGTTTTTAGAAGAAAGGCCTGTCATGAGGACAGTTCTAGGCATTCTCCAGGGCAAGAATGAGCTACTTCCTGTTCCAAGAAAGAAGCCCCTGCTGGTGTTTGTTCCAAATGTGCCAATTGATCTTGACGGAATCGTTTCGGAGTGCAATCAGAGTACAATTTCAAGTGATCTGTATGAGCTGAAAATTGACGTAAACTAGGTAACAAACTTTCATTTCCAATTTAATAGTTCAAAAATATCTAATGGTTTCCATGTATGTTTTAGTCCAAATTATGCTACTAAGGAAATGCAATCTAATGGCTATCTCAAGAATTCGTCCAAATTTGTGTGAATAGAACATTTTTAATTCCATGAAGTGGTATTCCAATTCCTCCTCTCAACACTCGCAAAAAGCTGAAGTTCTGTGGCTTGTGATTGTGAACACCTACTTCTATGAAACATTATACTTCTGTAGGCCTGCAGGATTTATATTAATGTGAATTAAAGTTACGATTAACTTATAGGATGAGTTATAGGATGGGTTTTTCTGAGACACAACAGCTAGAATTTGTTTTGTACATGCACACCCACCTCACTTTAGCACAGCAGCTGTCACTTAATGTTTCAGCATTCGCACTGCCAAAATATCTGATGGATGGAATGAGATTGTGCCACGTTAAGCTGGTGCTTTGTCAGTCTTtcaacaattaaacaagtaGGCTACATCCAAAGACGTTAGAAGGGAACCAcgaaggattacaaaagatAACATCAAGATGCATGAACATTTTGGATTCTCGCGCAAAGGATCATGGCTTTGCATGAACATGATCGAGGTGACAAGTCTAGCTATATGACTATAACTAAAGCGCTTTGCGGGAGGCAAcccatctttttatttattatttatattAAGATGACGGTCTATATTGTGCTCTTTAATCAAAACCATCAATTAACTTTGTACTATTGCTCTAACAAATTCTGCAACCACATGTTAtatgctttaaataatattgagGTAGCACTTTGTTACTTGATCTTGGAGAATTTATAGACTTTTTTTGTGTTCTATTGGTGTTTagagtctttttctttgtgtcttttagagagaaatatgaagcatggcaccacccctttgattctaaacttgtggctaGTTAATTTAGGCTAACTTTTATCTTTTAGACCATCATCATATTATATAATTTTCCACCTTGCATTgtattgcatgatttattttatttttataaccATTTGTTAAAACTCTTTTTCACCTAAGCCTTCCTATCAACCCCACTGAAAACCAGAACCAACAGAGGTAAAATAAATTTGTGTTGATAGGCTTGCTGCACCATTCAGATTGGCCAAGGCTATTGCTATCGTTTGTTCTAGCTAAAAATtttgacaagcctcccttcacAATCCTAAACCTTTCACACCTTCAGCCATCCTAAAACCTTATGACCTACTTTTATGGAAAAATTAATGatgtttgtttttcctttttttttttaaatcacCGTAGATAGAATTTTTAAACCTGATTTATCTCTTCAAAATTCCTGTTTTAAGCAAAAAATATAGGATACCTATGAACCTACCCTAAGCCTTGTTAGTTTGGTTGTTGGAGCTTTTCgatgaataattttttttgacatTGCTTGACTTCTTATGAAGTGGCCAGCCTTGCTTTGTCATTCTAAGCAATTTTTTTACTCCACTAATTGTAGAACAACATCGATAGTCTTTTTGACCTTACTAACCCTTGTTTTTGCTAACCCTTTTGTATATGCATTTCCATTTGTTCCATCATTCATGTGTTAGCTTGGCTTTCTCCTAAAATTTTTTGTTGAATGCTTTCATATCTAAATTAATGCTTGGATGGCATTTTCCTTTTGTAATCTTgtgtaaacatggtgtttagaCTTGATTGCAGACATCATCATTCAGTTTACCAAAACTTGCTAGCTATTCATATTGCATTGGTCGGTTTATAAGCTTTGCAATGCactttatttttcttgtgaTGTAAAGAGTTATTGATCTTGGGATAAGCATAGTGTTTGACCTTGGTTAGCAATTTTCTTATGGCTATGGAGGATTTCAGCAACCTAGTTGTTAGCATGGTGCTTAGAACTTGATGCAAACATTGCCTTTGTTTATATTCCTACCTATTATTTGCATCCATGCTTGCACGCACGTACACTCATTaggttttattttattttactggattagctatgccacaagttaaaattttagatatgttgttggtttgttggCAATTGCTTCTACTCCTGATTGTCATCTTGGGGGTAGTATGTGCGTTTGAATTGTTTTGCGGGCATGGTAAAGCGCTCtcatgaaagaaaaacaaagagaaGAAATCGAAGGACAATAAAGACGACAAGGGTAAAAAACCATCAAGACAAACTGCAGATGCAGAGCATCATGATTTTAAGGATCACAAGATATaacatcttcttcttctaatGTTAGTACAAATGCTTAGCATGGGCGAGGACTTGCTGGACAAGAATAAAAATGCCACATGGAGTATAATGATCACGGTCGCCACaagatgctcatttttcttcttccatgataagcacaatgcttaagcatggTGGAGATTGCACTACACTTCATTACAAGCATTGAAAGGAAGataaattcttcctcaaccttCTCTTTGTCCATCTCTTTCTAAATGTCTATGTGTATAAGCCTTCAACCATAAACTTGATGCAACCTTTGTATATCTCTCCTTATAATAACATGGCTTTtaggagtacaacctagtttttgttttcaataaatcatcatcaccatcacttTGTGCTCACCGCGATGTTAATACTTTTAGTATAATCTTGCTTAcagaaaaatgatgaaggttgcAGCTTTGTTTTACCTATATACAATATTGTATATGACTTGACTAATTGCTTTCTATTTAATGAACCTAAATTGATTAAATACCagctcttttaattgtggaggttgaatgactaaattctagatccacaaactctatgttgctctttgatttaaTTTTACAAAAAACCTGATAACTtggtttgtttttatttaaaatgaattcatatgctatctacatttgtgaatctcttgcaaagttctacctaccagagcctatatTCATGCATAATCTTTTATGACAAAACCTTTACATTGCAAGCTTAGAtttttgatgagttggattaagattgatttaTGTGGTATGAGACATAGAAGCTGGCCATCTCCTTTGCGTAAACATTTTTCTTGCTAGCTtttgtccatgcattgtgagttTCTACTCTTGAAATTTCGCAAACCTCGCTAggcatccaacctaaacccaaattatcatttttgtaactacctccttgaccacaacctattattgagtataGAAAAATATTTCAACAAGGATCCAGAAGATATATCAGTACATTTTCAAGAAGAATAATATTTGGAGGCGTCCACCAGTACATGGAATAAAGATCAGAGGAAACAGAAGCCAGGAGGGGCTAAACCGATCGGCCTAGACACCCTCAGGCCGACCAGCCTGGCTAGTTTCTCCCGTGGACCTTCTGAATTTTGGCGTGGATGATCCTCCAgatgaataaaataattttctgATGAAGATTGAAGATTTTAGTACTTACCTTAGCAATTTATCTTTCTTTCACCTTCATGCTCGAAgacgagcatcgtctaagcatggggggaggaatcatcgcattatctcttaCTACTGCTAAGTAAAGTACTATGTTTCAAGAAGTTATGAGGAGCAAAAggagtaaaaagaaaaaaatgaggaaaaagaaagaaagatgaaagaagagaaaaaggaatgaaaaagaaaaaaataaaggagaaaaagaataaaatgctccTCGGTTTTTTGAGCCTCATTAAAGTTCTCAatgctctcaagattaaggattgatccatactcatttaccaaccatgtgcaatctgatTACGAGAACTTTATTTGTACCTTGCAATCAACCTTTTCCCTCGCACATatccactatctaaatgtgtgtgtttcatccctctccctctccattaTTTAtttccatgacctttttgacaagtctcagtaatcccaatagatctctctctcttagtttgacaatatttcagatataatgTTTTGCTCGGACTGTTTTTACCTACCAAtctccacataagccttccactttcGTATATGAGTAGAATATATTGCAAAGATtatagtataggcttgagtgacttgatcaGATGAGTGGTTCCACTAgcttttgcaagagaatctcacttatgttggatttgcatctttttgaaaaactcttcatgatgaaacaaggtaaaggtctgaagttcacttaagttcaagagcattatatttattttattgtggcatgttctttattgctagcctatcttccatgatgaaaaatagctggtcacaacttgaactttaaaaCTGAGTGTCTTGTTATGTGTcttgttctttattgctagtctatcttcaAATTGCAATGTGCCTTGTTCTGTAAAACTGGGTATAGGGAGACATCGaagggcaatgctgatttcCTGATTAAGCAAGTATCCTGCACTTActtgaggacgagcaaggtttaagcatgtgggattgttgatgctcgttattgacacacttttagtgccatttgaatagtgtttttatgcatattcttatactaacacGCCACTTGGCAGCTGAAataccatattgcaaaatcataggaaatatgacataaatgaagggtttttctacaagttaGATTTGGACCTGGACTTTGGACAACACAAGAAGTCTACACGAGAAAGACGACCGGCCTGGACCAATTCACCATCCAAATGCGTCCACATTCGATGAACCATCATTCAAGATGACTTAGAGGTGAAAATGTGGTGATTTGGCAAGTCAATCTCGTGGTCGAGCTAAGGGAAACTCAAGATTGGAAGGTTAGAAGGCCCGCGGAACTAGTAGATCTTGCACGAGGCATATCTCATCCAGACTCCGATTGGGACGAATTTGGTATCTAAATTGCATGGCtcgaaaagatctacaacttccATATAGAAAGTATTTGCGTTTGACGCCGGGAAAGTGGCGAAATcgcctaggccaatcggcctagcccGTTTCTGGCCCCGATCGACATGCCCTTCACCCCACGACACATCTAGACTATAAATATGTCCAATTTTCATCGGCACACGaaatccatccaccagaacttgacgaaacctagggcattcaccagagggagTTGACGGCCGCCGCAAATCTttgaagttgtctaggagatggcttaggccaaaccctagccgccatgaccttccctgcgcggttgtgctatggtggagttcaggagctagttgtgatcatcaatggtatgtactcggaggtgatgatctaaatacatctattatgtgagcaatgttcttcttgttatccgatctgttagcgactcaatgcctccttttaAACTTTCTacttatcatgaatatgcttgttccttcGTCTAATTCGCGATTAGACTACATAGCATtcttttatgtaatcatggtgattagatctagtatgttgatccttcttgatagctagacatgtcCATCTATATTCATGCCCTTAAACTGCATGCGCCGATAGGGGGATCATGACGGGGTCTCATtctgtgtaaggtgggggttttcgggCGGTTGAGtagaggtagtagtttaaataTTGCTTtagatgagatgcatgatgtgcttgaTCATTGGGtggaactacaactagaagatgctAGGCTTTTGCAGCCCTCGGTGatgttatatcatatatatctgtggatgtgatctacccttattcatgataccaacatttacaacaagtttgccttcttatgcaatctatgcttcatgttaggatagaTCCTTTGGACTAGATAGAAAACCCTAGCCAGTTTATTGCTaatccacagattgataaaccttggatggaatactataagggaaaagctacgatgatccgtgcgcttgtggttCACTAATCGTcgtgctaactgccatcaacaccATCCTCCTCGTCTTCTTTATCTCCAGTGAGGTGCGCCTGAAAGTGCGTCTTGGCCctctaagtgggttttggtgttgatgacgtGCATAATTAAggaactaatgattttattgagGAATTGGTAGGCTCAAAGCAAAAGAATAATAAGATGCAAGAAAGTACCTCGAATTTGTTGAAGAACGGTGTTGGAGCTTAAGAAAAGATCGtttatcattttctaattcTGAATTTGAGTATAGCAACAccgtactataaaaggggatgcGGCTTGTTgacttgaagatgtcaaagtgctCATTTGTGATACTAaccacctatgagagacaccttgATCACACACATGCAGTTTCTCACTAATTTTGCATTTGTCGAAAGTTTCGACATATGTGGGGTGCTTAGCTGTTTTATTTGAACAgggttggaagttccgaccaagtgtcggaagttccgatcaAGTGTCGGATGTTCCGACAATCACTTAACAGAATAGCAACAACTAGTTTTTGGGGCTTGGATATTTATACCACCTCAGGCCCCCATTCATTTGTTGCTAACCTAACCCAAGATAAACACCTCCTAAagcattcaatactcctccccactccctccTTGAGCTAGGGCTTGGGTGAGAGAAGAATTTGAGGTGTGTGAGTTTAGCTTTGAGTGggaggtcaaccaagttcatctCTAGAGCACTTGAAGCGTCTTCAGTCTTTGATttgcgtttgttactcttgaaacTTGCTTCTAGACGGTTCGACATCGCCCGTTTGAGCgttgtaacacccaaatttttaaagaattcaaattcactaaaattgctcaaattaggatgtcatttaaattcttagGCATACtaattttcatttttctccaaattaaattaattcatcataggagttatttgtgcattcatgctggtgcatttattttgattgcttgagtttgaatcaagtttgaatttcaaattcaatttcCACTTTTCaaaaccttttccttttcccttttccttttcttttccttcttctcctcctagGCCGCGTTCTcctttcttccccttcttctttttttctttcggcccagccgcTTAGCAGCTCCTCCGGCCTGCTCATTTTCACCGGCCCGCGAAGCTTTCCCCCTCCGCTTTTTCTTTCGCCGGCCCGCGAAGCTCGCCTGCCCTCCCTTTTTCCTCTGCCGGCCCACGAGACCACGCCGGCCCAACAGCCGCGCCAGCCTGCTTACCGCCCGCGGCCACTGACGGGTGGGCCCCGCCGTCATCTTCCACCTCCAGTCTGctccgccgcaaccgccgcgcgagATCTCCGCGCGGGAGCCGCCTCCCCGACCGATTTGAACTCGTCCGCCCCTTATCTCTTGGCGCAAGCCGCCGCCATCTgcccctatataagccgccgcccctcccggccTCGAGCACCCCGCGCCAGCACCGAAAACCTAGCCGCTgcaagctccagcgccgccgccacttctCCGCCGCCAAGCGCCGCCCTCCGGTGAGCCTCGGTCATCATGGACCGCCAAAACGAGATCGCCGTGTTTTCCTCTTGCTTCTGGTGTTCTCCGCGTGCGAAACCGAGCCCCGGAGTGCcgtttcggccaactccggcgaccccaCGGCCGCTCGCAGCCGCCGGCTGCCTttttttcgccgccgccgcgctaccGCCGACGATCGTGACCGTCGGATCTAGATCCGACGGCTCACGCGGGTCAACCGAACTGCGTACTGGTCAACCGCGCCGTGCCACGTCTCTTTTGCACTTAAGCCctcgccttttccgcaaatcaacccgcggtccagatcgcgttgaaatatttacagatctgccctcgcattttTCGGTTTAAACCCTGAGTTTTCTAAGAATCAAcccttgatttgccttacactccactattccccacgacttgttgagtaccaaccataagtgtactcacccttgcaaaaccgctgttcagaccaagctaatttggaggagtatctgcacaactttgaggagttctaggcgtacgatTCTTCAGTCAGGTGCCTATGGTGTCttcgtcgtctttggagttccgttgcgtaataatttaggctta harbors:
- the LOC117844164 gene encoding LOW QUALITY PROTEIN: probable L-type lectin-domain containing receptor kinase S.7 (The sequence of the model RefSeq protein was modified relative to this genomic sequence to represent the inferred CDS: inserted 3 bases in 2 codons), which translates into the protein MRVRTADRVRPAESLSVCRVRRAGAGLRFSPNASFSTSFLVAAPASTRPVSHLSFLLIPAXLTVGTTAKNRSLPLEVTLDASKGRASASSSGVELAGNSIGAVNLWNGNGVGSWVIYDVRRAHLEVFLSHASVRPQTPTLAYDVVGLGACFAEFMFVSLEVSSDNNASSEGGFIVESWTFLTSGLPAIDPMSQIAHSTPDSVRSVPALLPGVTARKDGRRRKLVMVLGLAISLPIVFLVAVMVFVVISLKKWRRDTAEVNEGVGAGKPRQFMYQDIFSATKGFYPSMVVGSGGFGTVYKAVCPHSGVTYAVKRSKQSRESYNEFSAKLSIIADLKHPNLVQLQGWCTERDELLLAYEFMSNVSLDEALHPCSGGELYVILNWSRRYNVAVGIASAVAYLHEEHXKQVIHRDIKSSNILLDSIFSPRLGDFGLARLKDHDTSPRSTLAAGTVGYLAPEYLQMGKATEKSDIYSYGVVLLEICTGKRPIEREEPGSMNMLNVVDWVWNFHSKGRLLDAANPCLSGQYDNEQMKRLLLLGLSYVNPFLEERPVMRTVLGILQGKNELLPVPRKKPLLVFVPNVPIDLDGIVSECNQSTISSDLYELKIDVN